A genomic region of Bactrocera dorsalis isolate Fly_Bdor chromosome 3, ASM2337382v1, whole genome shotgun sequence contains the following coding sequences:
- the LOC105233887 gene encoding troponin C isoform X2 codes for MDEDLTPEQIAVLQKAFNSFDHQKCGSISTEMVADILRLMGQPFDKKILEELIDEVDEDKSGRLEFEEFVQLAAKFIVEEDDEAMQKELREAFRLYDKQGNGYIPTSCLREILRELDDQLTDEELDIMIEEIDSDGSGTVDFDEFMEMMTGE; via the exons ATG GATGAGGATCTGACTCCCGAGCAAATCGCCGTGTTGCAGAAGGCCTTCAACAGTTTCGATCACCAAAAATGCGGCAGCATCTCAACTGAAATGGTCGCTGATATCCTGCGCCTTATGGGTCAGCCCTTCGACAAGAAGATCTTGGAGGAACTCATCGATGAAGTCGATGAAGACA AGTCTGGTCGCTTGGAATTTGAGGAATTCGTGCAGCTTGCCGCCAAATTCATCGTTGAGGAAGATGATGAAGCCATGCAAAAGGAGTTGCGTGAAGCCTTCCGTCTGTACGACAAACAAGGCAATGGTTATATTCCCACCTCTTGCTTGCGCGAAATCTTGCGCGAATTGGACGATCAGCTGACCGATGAGGAGTTGGACATCATGATTGAGGAAATCGATTCTGATGGCTCCGGCACCGTAGATTTCGATG AATTCATGGAAATGATGACTggcgaataa
- the LOC105233887 gene encoding troponin C isoform X1, which yields MSDTFIDEDLTPEQIAVLQKAFNSFDHQKCGSISTEMVADILRLMGQPFDKKILEELIDEVDEDKSGRLEFEEFVQLAAKFIVEEDDEAMQKELREAFRLYDKQGNGYIPTSCLREILRELDDQLTDEELDIMIEEIDSDGSGTVDFDEFMEMMTGE from the exons GATGAGGATCTGACTCCCGAGCAAATCGCCGTGTTGCAGAAGGCCTTCAACAGTTTCGATCACCAAAAATGCGGCAGCATCTCAACTGAAATGGTCGCTGATATCCTGCGCCTTATGGGTCAGCCCTTCGACAAGAAGATCTTGGAGGAACTCATCGATGAAGTCGATGAAGACA AGTCTGGTCGCTTGGAATTTGAGGAATTCGTGCAGCTTGCCGCCAAATTCATCGTTGAGGAAGATGATGAAGCCATGCAAAAGGAGTTGCGTGAAGCCTTCCGTCTGTACGACAAACAAGGCAATGGTTATATTCCCACCTCTTGCTTGCGCGAAATCTTGCGCGAATTGGACGATCAGCTGACCGATGAGGAGTTGGACATCATGATTGAGGAAATCGATTCTGATGGCTCCGGCACCGTAGATTTCGATG AATTCATGGAAATGATGACTggcgaataa